In Abyssisolibacter fermentans, the following proteins share a genomic window:
- a CDS encoding zinc dependent phospholipase C family protein: protein MRVWASTVERYYGVAFRSVLKVVNTVKKRVYKNECKVHQFINNQSLRIIYESGHYREYELLEYYKKDLNKGVVWADQDFKSIGHFYNPIKERGLYGHYNALYLAEKYYNLALDNWNNGLFENAIFNLGACVHLIQDVTIPQHVNIRLLDKHRKFESYVKKIYKRVKEYKSHEEIIYKNNVKEYICYNAYNAIHLYNSYNKIENDKDRFRRISLEALPLAQQSTAGCMLMFLKDVCFIDNTVENTM from the coding sequence ATGAGAGTATGGGCGAGTACGGTAGAAAGATATTATGGTGTTGCATTTAGATCAGTTCTTAAAGTTGTTAATACTGTCAAAAAAAGGGTATATAAAAATGAATGTAAAGTTCATCAATTTATAAATAACCAATCGCTAAGAATTATTTATGAAAGTGGTCATTATCGTGAATATGAATTATTAGAATACTATAAAAAAGATTTAAACAAAGGTGTTGTTTGGGCAGATCAAGATTTTAAGAGTATTGGACATTTTTATAATCCGATTAAAGAAAGAGGTTTGTATGGACACTATAACGCCCTATATCTTGCTGAGAAATATTATAATCTAGCTTTGGACAATTGGAATAATGGTCTATTTGAAAATGCTATATTTAATTTAGGGGCATGTGTTCATCTTATTCAAGATGTTACAATTCCACAACATGTAAATATACGACTATTAGATAAACATAGAAAGTTTGAGTCATATGTAAAAAAAATCTATAAGAGAGTAAAAGAATATAAAAGTCATGAGGAAATTATTTACAAAAACAATGTAAAAGAGTATATCTGTTATAATGCTTATAATGCTATTCATCTTTATAATTCATATAATAAAATTGAAAATGATAAAGATAGATTTCGTAGGATTTCATTAGAGGCATTGCCTTTAGCACAGCAATCTACAGCAGGATGTATGCTTATGTTTTTAAAAGATGTATGTTTTATTGATAACACAGTAGAAAATACAATGTGA
- a CDS encoding DUF1015 domain-containing protein → MTVFKPFKALRPVEEFANKVASLPYDVMNRQEAKKMAFSNDKSFLHVVRSEIDLDDDISPYDNRVYQKAKENLNKFINEGFLKRDKQKCFYIYRQEMNGKIQTGLVGCAGVDDYLNNKIKKHEHTRPSKEIDRINNFDYCNANTAPIFLTYRKNKEVSNIIQSWMDNNRPVYDFISDDEIKHIVWVIDNKEIIESLINIFKKIEYLYIADGHHRSASAIKVALKRRKRNTNYNGNEEFNYFLSVAFPDEDLYIMDYNRVVKDLNGLTSDEFIEKIKEKFEVRPYEGQGCYKPNKKHEFGMYLDNKWYSLIAKENTFNKNDEVSSLDASILQDNLLKPILGIDDPRTNERIDFIGGIRGLEELETRVENDMKVAFSMYPTTIEDLLKVADADKIMPPKSTWFEPKLRSGLFVHELD, encoded by the coding sequence ATGACAGTTTTTAAACCATTTAAGGCGCTAAGACCAGTTGAAGAGTTTGCGAATAAGGTTGCTTCTTTACCTTATGATGTTATGAATAGACAAGAGGCAAAAAAAATGGCTTTTTCTAATGATAAGTCTTTTTTACATGTTGTTAGATCTGAAATAGATCTAGATGATGACATATCACCATATGATAATAGAGTTTATCAAAAAGCAAAAGAGAATTTAAACAAGTTTATTAACGAAGGTTTTCTAAAAAGAGATAAACAGAAGTGTTTTTATATTTATAGACAAGAAATGAATGGTAAAATACAAACAGGTTTAGTAGGTTGTGCGGGTGTTGATGACTATTTAAATAATAAAATTAAAAAGCATGAACATACTAGACCATCTAAAGAAATTGATAGAATTAACAATTTTGATTATTGCAATGCTAATACAGCACCGATTTTTCTAACTTATAGGAAAAATAAAGAAGTAAGTAACATAATTCAGTCTTGGATGGATAATAATAGACCCGTGTATGATTTTATCAGTGATGATGAAATTAAACATATAGTTTGGGTTATTGATAATAAGGAAATTATTGAGAGCTTAATTAACATATTTAAGAAAATTGAATATTTATATATAGCAGATGGTCATCATAGATCAGCATCTGCTATAAAAGTAGCTTTAAAAAGAAGAAAGCGAAACACTAATTATAATGGAAATGAAGAATTCAATTACTTTTTATCTGTTGCTTTTCCAGATGAAGATTTGTATATAATGGATTATAACAGAGTTGTTAAGGATTTAAATGGATTGACATCAGATGAATTTATAGAAAAAATAAAAGAAAAATTTGAGGTTAGACCTTACGAAGGACAAGGATGTTACAAGCCAAATAAAAAGCATGAATTTGGCATGTATTTAGATAATAAATGGTATAGCTTGATAGCTAAAGAAAATACTTTTAACAAGAATGATGAGGTTAGTAGTTTAGATGCATCAATACTACAAGATAATCTTTTAAAACCTATATTAGGAATTGATGATCCTAGAACAAATGAGAGAATTGATTTTATAGGAGGTATTAGAGGGTTAGAAGAACTTGAAACTAGAGTAGAAAATGACATGAAGGTAGCTTTTTCTATGTATCCAACTACTATAGAAGATTTGTTAAAAGTAGCTGATGCTGACAAGATTATGCCGCCAAAATCAACATGGTTTGAACCAAAGCTCAGAAGTGGATTATTTGTACATGAACTAGACTAG
- a CDS encoding pyridoxal-phosphate-dependent aminotransferase family protein, with the protein MHKKLFIPGPVEVDQDVLDQMARPLIGHRTKEASELQRSISDKLKKLFYTNNEILLSTSSGTGLMEGAVRSCTRKRAAVFSTGAFGNKWYEIAIANGIEADLYQSEPGKPITADIVEKALATGKYDLITLTHNETSTGVMNPVSEISKVIEKYEDIVYCLDTVSSAGGVKIPVDEWGVDICIASTQKALGVPPGMSICTISKKALEVAKTVKNRGFYFDLLKLHEAIIKKDYQYPSTPSISHMYALDYQLDKIFEEGLENRYARHEEMANYVRTWAKKHFELFADENYASITLTNVKNSSNIDVSSLVSQLDDRGYLISNGYGILKNKAFRIGHMAETRLDDIKELLGVIEDILKL; encoded by the coding sequence ATGCATAAGAAATTATTTATTCCAGGTCCTGTTGAAGTTGATCAGGATGTACTGGATCAGATGGCTAGACCATTAATTGGTCATAGAACAAAAGAAGCTTCTGAACTTCAAAGAAGTATTAGTGATAAATTAAAGAAGTTATTTTATACTAATAATGAGATATTATTATCAACATCTTCTGGAACTGGGTTAATGGAAGGTGCTGTGAGGTCGTGCACTAGAAAAAGGGCAGCTGTATTTTCCACTGGAGCTTTTGGGAACAAATGGTATGAAATTGCTATAGCAAATGGTATAGAGGCAGATTTGTATCAAAGTGAGCCGGGTAAACCTATAACAGCTGATATTGTTGAAAAAGCGCTAGCTACTGGCAAATATGATTTAATCACGCTTACTCACAACGAAACTTCTACAGGAGTTATGAATCCTGTTAGTGAAATTAGCAAGGTTATTGAAAAATATGAGGATATTGTTTATTGTCTAGATACTGTTAGTTCGGCTGGAGGTGTAAAAATTCCTGTAGATGAGTGGGGGGTAGATATTTGTATAGCATCTACTCAGAAAGCTTTAGGTGTTCCACCGGGAATGTCCATTTGTACAATATCAAAAAAGGCTTTAGAAGTTGCTAAGACTGTTAAAAATAGAGGTTTTTATTTTGATTTACTAAAATTACATGAAGCTATTATAAAGAAAGATTATCAATATCCTTCAACACCATCAATTTCGCACATGTATGCACTGGATTATCAGTTGGATAAAATTTTTGAAGAAGGTTTAGAAAACAGATATGCCAGACATGAAGAAATGGCTAATTATGTTAGAACATGGGCAAAAAAACATTTTGAATTATTCGCTGATGAAAATTATGCATCTATTACATTGACAAATGTTAAAAATAGTAGCAATATAGATGTTAGCAGTTTGGTATCTCAGCTTGATGATAGAGGATATTTAATATCAAACGGGTATGGCATATTGAAAAATAAAGCTTTTAGAATAGGTCATATGGCTGAAACGAGATTAGATGACATTAAAGAATTGTTAGGTGTTATTGAAGACATTTTAAAGCTTTAA
- a CDS encoding 50S ribosomal protein L25: MNVATLTATVRNEKGKKSRRQGFVPAVIYGHAIQSESIKLNYQDVVRVLNQYGGRTRIILNINGEKKIGIIKDVDIESTTSKIQHLDIQLVNNTEKVNWEIPIIFTGREELERRRLILQVNLPQIKVMGELNIIPDALNIDVSNKEANETITIADLKLDDKIRVSKASDTVLAIIKAADIVVDTPDDEDDTI; the protein is encoded by the coding sequence ATGAATGTAGCAACACTTACTGCAACAGTAAGAAATGAAAAAGGTAAAAAATCCAGAAGGCAAGGATTTGTTCCAGCAGTAATATATGGACATGCAATTCAAAGTGAATCAATTAAGTTAAATTATCAAGATGTGGTTCGTGTATTAAATCAATATGGCGGTAGAACTAGAATTATTTTAAATATCAATGGTGAAAAGAAAATAGGTATTATTAAAGATGTTGATATTGAGTCAACTACATCTAAAATACAGCATTTAGATATTCAACTTGTTAATAATACAGAAAAAGTAAATTGGGAAATCCCAATTATTTTTACAGGTAGAGAAGAATTAGAAAGAAGAAGATTGATACTTCAGGTTAATCTACCTCAAATTAAAGTTATGGGTGAGCTAAATATTATTCCTGATGCCTTAAATATTGATGTAAGTAATAAAGAGGCCAATGAAACAATTACTATAGCGGATTTAAAATTAGATGATAAAATAAGAGTAAGTAAAGCTTCTGACACAGTATTAGCAATTATAAAAGCAGCAGATATTGTTGTTGATACCCCTGATGATGAAGATGATACCATCTAA
- a CDS encoding nucleotide sugar dehydrogenase: protein MNLFDKIINKKEKISVIGLGYVGMPLTIAFAKKAEVIGFDINAKKICFYKNGIDVTKEVGDKMVKETTAYFTNDENKLKEAKFHIVAVPTPIKKDKTPNLKYIIAASEILARNLTKGSIVVYESTVYPGVTEEICINILEKESGLKHGIDFKVGYSPERINPGDKINRLENIVKLVAGSDNEALDIISKVYELVIEAGIYKAENIKVAEAAKVIENAQRDINIAFMNELSIIFNKLKIDTKSVLKAASTKWNFINFNPGLVGGHCIGVDPYYLVYKAENLGYYPEVILAGRRINDNMGKYVAENTVKNLIKSDKKIKEANIAVMGFTFKENCPDIRNTKVIDIINELKEYGAFVSVVDLICDPQEVFDEYGIKLKNLDEIKNMDCLIFAVMHDVFADTSYEDLKKMCSDKNPVLIDVKGIFDKENAQKNGFKYWRL, encoded by the coding sequence ATGAATTTATTTGACAAGATAATTAATAAAAAAGAAAAAATATCAGTAATAGGTCTTGGTTACGTTGGTATGCCTCTAACTATTGCTTTTGCTAAAAAAGCAGAAGTTATAGGCTTTGATATAAATGCTAAAAAAATATGTTTTTATAAAAATGGTATAGATGTAACAAAAGAAGTTGGTGATAAGATGGTAAAGGAAACTACTGCATATTTTACTAATGATGAAAACAAGCTTAAAGAAGCTAAGTTTCACATTGTTGCAGTGCCAACACCAATAAAAAAAGACAAAACACCTAATCTTAAATATATTATAGCTGCAAGTGAAATACTCGCAAGAAATCTTACGAAAGGTTCAATAGTAGTTTATGAATCTACTGTATACCCTGGTGTAACTGAAGAAATATGTATTAATATTTTAGAAAAAGAATCAGGATTAAAACATGGCATCGATTTTAAAGTAGGCTATTCTCCCGAAAGAATAAATCCCGGTGATAAGATCAATAGACTTGAAAATATAGTTAAACTAGTAGCAGGTAGTGATAATGAAGCGCTCGATATTATTTCGAAGGTGTATGAATTAGTGATTGAGGCTGGTATATACAAAGCTGAAAATATAAAGGTAGCAGAAGCAGCAAAAGTTATTGAAAACGCTCAACGAGATATAAATATAGCTTTTATGAATGAACTATCAATAATATTTAACAAACTCAAAATTGATACAAAATCTGTACTAAAAGCCGCATCAACAAAATGGAATTTTATCAATTTTAATCCCGGTCTTGTTGGAGGTCATTGTATAGGAGTAGATCCTTATTATCTAGTTTATAAAGCAGAGAATCTTGGATATTACCCTGAAGTAATACTTGCAGGTAGAAGAATAAATGATAATATGGGTAAATATGTAGCAGAAAATACTGTTAAAAATCTTATTAAAAGCGATAAAAAAATAAAAGAAGCTAACATTGCAGTTATGGGCTTTACATTTAAAGAAAACTGCCCTGATATAAGAAATACAAAAGTAATAGATATAATAAATGAATTAAAGGAATATGGTGCATTTGTAAGTGTTGTTGATTTAATTTGTGATCCTCAAGAAGTATTTGATGAATATGGTATAAAACTAAAAAATCTAGATGAAATAAAAAATATGGATTGTTTAATATTTGCAGTAATGCATGATGTCTTTGCTGATACAAGCTATGAAGATTTAAAGAAGATGTGTTCAGATAAAAACCCAGTTCTTATAGATGTAAAAGGTATTTTTGATAAGGAAAACGCTCAAAAGAATGGTTTTAAATATTGGAGGCTTTAG
- a CDS encoding SDR family oxidoreductase, which yields MDYFRSKISKDTSFLVTGGAGFIGSNIVGKLLDLGYKVRVLDNFSTGKKENINIFLKNNNFELIEGDIRNTDICLSSCNGIDYVLHQAALGSVPRSIKNPRTTNDVNITGSLNMMIAAKEYKIKRFIYASSSSVYGDESTLPKKEDKLGIPLSPYAITKKVNELYGKNICELYGLKTIGLRYFNVFGEKQDPNSIYSAVIPKFIIKLLNKKAPTIYGDGLQSRDFTYIGNVIEANLKACIAEDEAIGEVFNIACGKRITLIDLYNKICRYLNVDIKPKFTSERSGDVKHSLADISKANKLLKYNPVYDINTGLEKTIKWYKHGQ from the coding sequence ATGGATTATTTCAGAAGTAAAATATCAAAGGATACCAGTTTTTTAGTTACAGGTGGAGCTGGATTTATTGGTTCAAATATTGTTGGGAAATTGCTAGACTTGGGATATAAAGTTAGGGTACTAGACAATTTTTCAACTGGAAAAAAAGAAAACATAAATATATTTTTAAAAAATAATAACTTTGAGCTTATCGAAGGAGACATAAGAAATACGGATATTTGCCTTAGTTCATGTAATGGAATTGATTATGTACTTCATCAAGCTGCACTAGGGTCTGTACCAAGATCAATTAAAAATCCTAGAACAACAAACGATGTAAATATAACTGGTAGTCTTAATATGATGATAGCTGCAAAGGAATATAAAATCAAAAGGTTTATTTATGCATCATCATCATCCGTGTACGGTGATGAAAGTACCTTACCAAAAAAAGAAGATAAATTAGGTATACCATTATCTCCATATGCTATAACTAAGAAAGTTAATGAATTGTATGGAAAAAATATTTGTGAACTATACGGACTTAAAACAATAGGATTAAGATATTTTAACGTGTTCGGTGAAAAACAAGACCCAAATTCAATATATTCAGCTGTAATACCAAAATTTATTATCAAGCTATTAAATAAAAAAGCTCCTACTATTTATGGAGATGGTTTACAGTCTAGAGATTTCACGTATATAGGAAACGTTATCGAAGCTAATTTAAAAGCTTGTATCGCAGAAGATGAAGCTATAGGTGAAGTTTTCAATATAGCTTGTGGCAAAAGGATTACATTAATTGATTTATATAATAAAATTTGCAGATATCTTAATGTTGATATAAAACCCAAATTTACAAGTGAAAGATCAGGAGATGTAAAGCATAGTTTAGCAGATATAAGTAAAGCTAATAAATTATTAAAATATAATCCTGTATATGATATCAATACGGGACTTGAAAAAACTATCAAATGGTATAAGCATGGTCAATAG
- a CDS encoding sensor histidine kinase, giving the protein MKKFTDIKIRGQIRFIVIIVAIILVFSAFVILYFIAEILVDRNKAYYEANTSVVEANISTMLNSIKINNNNYSYVLEISETLTSETVEKNKLEDYFINGYAKFNSFFHETMEGIILYPMNGEKIIVGKEDLVNRVFNKTKEQYDFDNNSYQKTFFTESIFDENTNEYYFACVSPIYEADNIEPQGYFISIINYDFVSNILKINKEKEIDTIILLLEDNKIITNNKEISIEVSEKIMKYIDKDRILDEYISIKNTEHIYFEKNIKNTYWKIITLVPKKKIQRNAGSIRPIFVVIGVISIVILSFVSRKIISAITRPVEQIVEKLDEYETSEDYEDIETPLKNEISEIAMHINEMMHKVKNSNKKLLDTQKTLFQLEIAMVQAELSYYQSQINPHFLYNTLECIRSLATFHDAPEIEKLSLAMSKIFRYAVREETIVTLEDELKCVGEYSNVMTLRFPEKYEYIVDIDEYIKEIPITKMTLQPIVENSFKYGITNKKKKGKIYIKNKKGNNCVNIEIIDTGKGIAKDKLCEINEYLLKDEDKDLTNHNSARLGLKNINKRIKLCFGKEYGIKIESIEGYYTKVILMLPPRNK; this is encoded by the coding sequence ATGAAAAAGTTTACCGATATTAAAATTCGTGGTCAAATTAGATTTATTGTTATAATAGTTGCAATAATTTTAGTTTTTTCAGCTTTTGTCATATTGTATTTTATTGCTGAAATACTTGTAGATAGAAATAAGGCTTACTATGAAGCTAATACCAGCGTAGTTGAGGCTAATATAAGCACAATGTTGAACAGTATTAAAATCAATAACAATAACTACTCTTATGTTTTAGAAATAAGTGAAACTTTAACTTCAGAAACTGTAGAAAAGAATAAGCTAGAAGATTATTTTATAAATGGCTATGCAAAATTTAATTCTTTCTTTCATGAAACCATGGAGGGTATTATATTGTATCCTATGAATGGAGAAAAAATCATTGTTGGAAAAGAAGATTTAGTGAACAGAGTATTTAACAAAACTAAAGAACAGTATGATTTTGATAATAATTCTTATCAAAAAACTTTCTTTACTGAAAGCATATTTGATGAAAACACCAATGAATATTATTTTGCCTGTGTGAGTCCAATATATGAAGCTGATAATATAGAGCCACAAGGATATTTCATTTCAATTATCAATTATGATTTTGTAAGTAATATTTTAAAAATAAATAAGGAAAAAGAAATAGATACAATTATATTACTTTTAGAGGATAATAAGATTATTACTAATAATAAGGAAATATCTATAGAAGTATCTGAAAAAATCATGAAATATATAGATAAAGATAGAATACTAGATGAATATATAAGTATTAAAAATACTGAACATATATATTTTGAGAAAAACATTAAAAATACTTATTGGAAAATAATAACATTAGTACCTAAGAAAAAAATTCAAAGAAACGCTGGTTCTATAAGACCAATATTTGTAGTGATTGGAGTTATAAGTATTGTCATACTTTCATTTGTAAGCAGAAAAATCATCTCAGCAATTACCAGACCAGTCGAACAAATTGTAGAGAAATTAGATGAATATGAAACCTCTGAGGATTATGAGGATATTGAGACTCCTTTGAAAAATGAAATTAGTGAAATTGCTATGCATATTAATGAAATGATGCATAAAGTAAAAAATTCAAACAAGAAACTTTTAGATACTCAAAAGACATTATTTCAATTAGAAATAGCAATGGTACAAGCGGAACTTTCTTATTACCAAAGTCAAATAAATCCTCATTTTTTATACAATACTTTAGAGTGTATAAGAAGTTTAGCAACTTTTCATGATGCGCCTGAAATAGAAAAGCTATCTTTAGCTATGTCAAAAATATTTAGATATGCAGTAAGAGAAGAAACTATTGTTACATTAGAAGATGAATTAAAATGTGTGGGTGAGTATTCTAACGTAATGACTTTAAGATTTCCAGAAAAATATGAATATATTGTAGATATAGATGAATATATTAAGGAAATACCAATTACTAAAATGACTTTGCAACCTATTGTAGAAAACAGTTTTAAATATGGGATTACCAACAAAAAGAAAAAAGGCAAAATATATATAAAAAACAAGAAAGGAAACAACTGTGTAAATATAGAAATCATTGACACTGGGAAGGGTATAGCTAAGGACAAGCTTTGTGAGATTAATGAATATCTATTAAAAGATGAAGATAAAGATTTAACAAATCATAATAGTGCAAGACTTGGACTAAAAAATATTAATAAAAGAATTAAATTGTGTTTTGGCAAGGAGTATGGTATAAAGATAGAAAGTATAGAAGGATATTATACAAAAGTTATATTAATGCTTCCACCAAGAAACAAATAA
- a CDS encoding response regulator transcription factor yields the protein MYSIVIVDDEPLIAKGIERSCKWEKFGAKVDLVTSDPEEALDFIIKNRPHIVFTDINMGDFSGIELMKKARIEGVDSEFVVISGYSEFEYVRNAMKYNAFYYLLKPIDKKELASIMSNLIMNIKGKKETDSSFEFMENLLINTKITTHRELFELNNFNVEKPGFQTVVIEGNIHKKLLKNIIRDNKYLVLKIGSCKRAYFINTDRDIYSEYLIGTVKKSNVKIGISSFYDHEVSPYKSFVEGDIALCNHFIYKELNIFKYDIKKKDILTIIKPCAECFNDFDKVKPFLKNLSEYVRNNELSILEITLLYNYFSNTMEYINVTSTQGIESQHKTYEEIISSFKDMEDLAHFLYEYINNSFKEELDENDSKDNNIFDEIINYIHENYLEPLYLADIADKFFYNQTYISDLIKRNLGKNFTEYVIELRIEKACALLSSTNNSISFIAAKCGYNDYCYFSKQFKKITGKTPSAYRKE from the coding sequence ATGTATTCTATAGTTATTGTTGATGATGAACCATTGATTGCAAAGGGTATTGAAAGAAGCTGTAAATGGGAAAAGTTTGGAGCAAAGGTTGATTTAGTTACTTCTGATCCCGAGGAGGCTCTTGATTTTATAATAAAGAATAGACCACATATTGTTTTTACAGACATTAATATGGGCGATTTTTCAGGTATAGAGCTTATGAAAAAGGCAAGGATAGAAGGTGTGGATAGCGAATTTGTTGTTATTAGCGGTTACAGCGAATTTGAATATGTTAGAAATGCAATGAAATACAATGCCTTTTATTATCTATTAAAACCTATAGATAAGAAGGAACTGGCAAGTATCATGTCCAATTTAATCATGAATATTAAAGGAAAAAAAGAAACTGATTCATCTTTCGAATTTATGGAAAACTTACTTATCAATACCAAGATAACAACGCATAGAGAACTTTTTGAACTTAACAATTTTAATGTAGAAAAACCAGGATTTCAAACTGTAGTTATTGAAGGAAACATACATAAAAAATTGTTAAAGAATATTATAAGGGATAATAAATATCTTGTCTTGAAAATCGGTTCATGCAAAAGGGCGTATTTTATTAATACGGACAGAGATATTTATAGTGAATATTTAATAGGAACTGTAAAAAAATCGAATGTGAAAATAGGGATAAGCTCTTTTTATGATCATGAGGTTTCTCCATATAAATCTTTTGTTGAAGGTGATATTGCACTATGTAATCATTTCATTTATAAAGAATTAAATATATTTAAATATGATATAAAGAAAAAAGACATCTTAACTATTATAAAACCATGCGCTGAATGCTTTAATGATTTTGATAAAGTAAAGCCATTTTTAAAAAATTTATCTGAGTATGTTAGGAATAATGAACTTTCAATTTTAGAAATAACTCTATTATATAACTATTTTTCTAATACGATGGAATATATAAATGTTACATCTACACAAGGTATAGAATCACAGCATAAAACATACGAAGAAATAATTTCTTCCTTTAAAGATATGGAGGATTTAGCACATTTTTTGTATGAGTACATTAACAATTCATTTAAAGAGGAGTTAGATGAAAACGATAGTAAAGATAATAATATATTTGATGAAATAATAAACTATATTCATGAAAATTATTTAGAACCCTTATATTTAGCTGATATAGCAGATAAGTTTTTTTACAATCAAACATATATAAGTGATTTAATAAAAAGAAATTTAGGTAAGAACTTTACTGAATATGTTATAGAATTACGTATTGAGAAAGCATGTGCATTGTTATCTTCTACTAATAATTCGATATCTTTCATTGCAGCAAAATGTGGTTACAATGATTACTGTTATTTTTCTAAGCAGTTTAAGAAAATTACAGGGAAAACACCAAGTGCTTATAGAAAGGAATAG
- a CDS encoding sulfite exporter TauE/SafE family protein, giving the protein MTIIYILVILLAGWGAGVVTGLVGASAAVIVTPMLVTFLGYPAYTAIGISLATDVFASAASARTYYKHGNIDIKNGIYMAIMAVIGALLGSFLSKYIPDSTLGGSSGIVTLIMGIQFMRTPMNVKLKKFKEKYNFSFFNDKKILASIIFGTLIGIICGVVGAGGGIMILMILTFILGYDMKTAVGTSVLIMACTAFSGSLCHFIHSGFPIKEILISSVGGIIGAKMASKFANLASEEKLSKIVGIVFLTLGTIMTIQKIFQ; this is encoded by the coding sequence ATGACTATAATTTATATATTAGTAATTTTACTTGCAGGATGGGGCGCAGGAGTAGTAACAGGTTTAGTTGGTGCATCAGCAGCTGTTATTGTAACTCCCATGTTAGTAACTTTTTTAGGTTATCCTGCTTATACAGCAATTGGAATAAGCTTAGCTACAGACGTTTTTGCTTCTGCTGCTTCTGCTAGAACATATTACAAACATGGTAACATTGATATTAAAAATGGAATTTATATGGCTATCATGGCAGTAATAGGAGCCTTATTAGGGAGTTTTCTTTCCAAATATATACCTGATAGCACACTAGGGGGAAGCTCAGGTATAGTAACCTTAATTATGGGTATTCAATTTATGAGAACTCCAATGAATGTTAAGCTTAAAAAGTTCAAAGAAAAATACAATTTTTCTTTCTTCAATGATAAAAAAATATTAGCTTCTATTATATTTGGAACTTTAATCGGTATAATTTGTGGAGTAGTAGGTGCCGGCGGTGGAATAATGATACTCATGATACTTACATTTATATTAGGATATGATATGAAAACCGCAGTTGGAACTTCAGTTTTAATTATGGCTTGCACTGCTTTCTCTGGTTCTTTATGTCATTTTATTCACTCTGGTTTTCCAATCAAAGAAATATTAATTTCATCTGTGGGAGGAATAATAGGTGCTAAAATGGCTTCTAAATTTGCTAACCTTGCATCAGAAGAAAAATTATCTAAAATAGTAGGAATTGTATTTCTAACATTAGGGACTATTATGACAATCCAGAAAATCTTTCAGTAG